AAACTGTCATCTACTCTTTTCGTATTAACAAAAGACAATGCAACAACAAATACAAAAAAAAGTGCAATAAAAACCCCCGTAATCTTGATCGCAACATTTGAGGATTTAGCTCCAAAAATAGAAGAACTCCCACCGCCAAATACCCCCCCGATGCCATCACCCTGCTCATCTTGAAACAACACCAACAGGATAATCATAAAAGAAGTTACAATAAAAAAAACAAATATCAAAAATCGAAACAATTCCAAAATGCCCCCTAATCAGCAGCTACTCTATTAACTATATCTAAAAAAGAATCAGCCTTCAAAGACGCCCCGCCAATTAACGCACCATCAATATCGCTCTCTCTCATGAGACTCCCTATATTATCTAAATTAACAGAACCACCATACTGAATCATAATATTGGCAGCGGCCCTACTCGAATATAACTTCTCGATCTCAAGTCTAATTGCCCTGTGCACTTCCTGAGCTTCTTCTTTTGTCGCTGTTTTGCCAGTTCCAATAGCCCACACAGGTTCATAAGCCAAAACTATCCTTCCAATCTCAGACTCAGGTACAGAAGATAGCCCCTTCCTAACTTGACTCAAAACAACATCCAAAGTTTTATGATCTTCCCTTTCTTTAAGGGTCTCTCCAACACAAAGAATTAAGTATTTAAACGGATGCCTGAGTCCTGTGAGAACCTTTTTATTTACCACCTCATCCGTTTCTCCTAAATAAGTCCTACACTCAGAGTGACCAAGTATTACACAATCAACCCCAAACTCCAGAAGCATAGAAGGCGAAACTTCGCTGGTCCTCGCCCCAAAATCCTCATAAGACATATTCTGGGCGCCAAGAAAAACATTAGCCCCCCTAGCAACACTACAAACTTTACAAAGAGATGTAAACGGAGGCGCTATCATAATCAAAACATCATCCTTAACATGCCGCACTCCATCCACAATCTGCTTAAAAATACCTAAAGCCTCTAAGCTTGTATAGTGCATCTTCCAGTTTCCCGCCAAAAATATCTTTCTCATACTTATTTCTCCAATACCTTTATACCCGGCAAAATTTTCCCCTCAAGATACTCAAGAGAAGCTCCACCACCCGTTGAAACATGAGTTATCTTTCCCGCCAAATTAAATTTATTCACAGCAGCTACCGAATCTCCTCCGCCAACAACCGTAATCCCAGGACAATCTGCTACAAAATTAGCAACCCTAGCCGTCCCTTTAGAAAAAGAGTCAAACTCAAAAACTCCAAGAGGCCCATTCCAAATCACAGTTCTTGCACTACCCAAAGCCCCTTCAATCTCTCTTAACGTTTTATCACCAATATCCATTCCTATCTTACCATCAGGTATATCAACAGAATCAACATACTCAGGTATAGAGTCAGCCTTAAATTCACCTGCAACCACATGGTCAAGCGGCAAAATAATCCTTACATTCAAGTCGTAAGCCTTCTTTAAAAAAGAAGCGGCCACACCAACATACCCATCTTCTATAAGAGATTTCCCAATAGAATGCCCTCCTACTTTCAGAAATGTATAAGCCATCCCGCCTCCAATTACCATTACATTTGATTTCGGTAAAAGAGACTCTAACACTCCAATTTTTGAAGAAACCTTCGAGCCTCCTATTATTGAAACAAACGGGCTCTCGGGGTTTTTCAAAATTCTACCCAAAAAATTATCTTCTTTCTCCATTAAAAATCCACCAACAGCCGGTAAATAAACTGCAACCCCCGCTGTTGAAGCATGAGCCCTGTGAGCAGTTCCAAAAGCATCGTTAACAAAAACATCTCCATTTCGAGACAATTTTTCAGCAAAATCACTATCATTCTGCTCCTCTCCCCTATGAAACCTCACATTTTCAAGCAAAACAACATCACCATCTTTCATAAGAGAAATAGTATCAAAAACATCATCGCCCACACAGTCAGAAAGAATCTTAACATCCTCACCCAATAATTCTGATAATCTCCTAGCAACAGGACCCAGCGAATATCTGAGATTCCTGACCCCATCTGGCCTGCCTAAATGACTCATAAGAACAACCCTAGCTCCACGAGCCTTAAGATATTCTATAGTAGGAAGGGCTGCCCTAATTCTAGTATCATCACTAATACTTCCCTCTCTTAAAGGAACATTAAAATCACACCTCACCAAAGCCCGCCTACCCGAAAAATTAAAATCTTTTATAGTCTTTATTGCCATTAACAATTACTCCACAAGCACTTATTATTATTTAACCAATCTCTGTGCAAGATCAACCACTCTTGTAGAATATCCAAACTCATTGTCATACCATGAAAGCACTTTAACAAAACCATTCATAAGAACCATTGTCTCAAGACCATCAACTATTGAAGAATGAGAATTCCCCTTGATATCCGAAGACACTATAGGATCATCCGTATACCCCAGAATACCACTGAGTTCCTTAGTTTCAGAAGCTCTCTTAAGAGTCAAATTTATTTCCTCTTTCGTAACATCCTTTTTCTTAAGTTGTACTGTAAGATCGACAATTGAGCCTGTTGGTACAGGCACTCTCATTGAAGTACCATTAAGCTTACCCTTAAGTTCAGGCAAAACAAGCCCAACAGCCTTAGCAGCACCTGTTGAAGTAGGAATAATCGACAACGCCCCGGCTCTTGCTCGCCTGAGATCAGAATGCGGAAGATCAAGAATTTTTTGATCGTTAGTATAAGCATGCACCGTAGTCATAAGGCCTTGCTCAATCCCAAAGGCCTCATGAAGCACTTTAGCAAGAGGAGCAAGACAGTTAGTTGTGCATGAAGCATTAGAAACAGCTTTCAAATCAGAATTGATATCACGATCATTCACGCCCAACACGATAGTCTTAATCTCATCCTTAGCAGGTACTGTCAAAATTACCTTCTTAGCCCCAGCGTGATCAACATGATCAATATATCCACCCCTATCGCCTGTTGCTGTTGAGAAAACACCTGTTGATTCAATTACAACATCAACTCCAAGCTTCCCCCAAGGGAGGTTCTTAGGATCTCTTTCAGCAATAATTCTTATTTCCCTTTCGTCCACTACAATTGCATTCTCTTTAGCTTCAACCTTCTTATTGTACACCCCAAAAGTTGAGTCATATTTTAAAAGGTGAGCAAGTGTCCTAGGATCTGTTAAGTCATTTACAGCAACGACCTCGATCCCCCTTTCAAAAGCAATTTTGAAAACATTCCTACCTATACGCCCAAAACCATTAATAGCCAACTTCATACAAATCCTCCATATTTTTTCATCACTACCAGAATTATTAAATCATAAATTAATTAATAGCAAGTGTCAAATTACCTTTTATAAAAATCGTATATCCCTCCTGGATATACTCTCTTAAAAGGGTAGATGATTTTAAAACTCCCCTGGAAACATAATCACCCAGTTCTTCAACCAAAATTTCACCAAGAATATCCGACCTGTTATAATTGACAAAGCTAGAACTATCGTCATCGTATCTTAAAGCCCCTTCTTTGAGAACCAAAAACACATCACCTTTCTTAACATCGTTCACACGCCCTAAATTAATAAGAGCATCCTCTTTTCTAATTTTAAGTATCTTACCCTTTTTAGGCAAATAACTATTAAAATCCCTAGAGAAGGTACTTAAAACTGCACTCAAGTAAAGACCCCCCCCTGAATTATAGTTAAAATCACCAACCTTGATACCCGTTCTACCAGAATAAACCCCAACCTTCAGCTTAACCGAATTTTTAAAAACATCCACATCAAGATCAAAAATCAAAAATAAATCAAGATTACTGCTCCTTGCATAAGAAAACCCTTCAGAAAAGCTACTTATTAAATAATCCTTATTTTTACTATAATCAAAATTATAATTCACCACTTCTATGCTTAGATTGCGTTCAATTATTCGCTCAGCATACCTTAAAATCAACTCATTTGCTCCAAAGACTCTGTTCTCGCTCTGAGTGAAAATACCTACCTTGTAAACCGATCGCTCATCATAAAGCTTGTTCAAATCACCAATGCTCCTATATCCATATCTAAATGACAAAGAACTCCTGGCATCGAATGAAACTATATCAAAAAAATCTAAAATTTTAGGATCTAAAACATTCCTCTGGTTTGCTAAATAATAAAGCTCCTCATAAGCCATCACATCCAATTTTAGCAATTTATAGATTTTTGCAAGCAAAAATCTAGCACTATCATTGTCAGGATAAATATCAACAGCATTTTTCGCATTAAATACTGCCTCGTCTAAATTTAGATTCTTAAAAGCTTTAAATCCCTCTTTCTCATACTTCTTAGATACTTCCGCGCTAATATTGTTACCCTGAATAAAACCTCTAAAATTGGACACAAAAAAACTCTCTTCTAGTGCAATGTTATAAAACTCTAAGTCCTTTTTCATACCTCTAGCTTTTTCCAAGTTTAAAATAGCTTTATCAACTTCTCCAAGTTTTAAATAAGAATAACCAAGCAGGTAATAAAGTTCATCAATATTTTTATCAACAAGTATTGCTCTTTGAAGGGCATCTACTGACTCCTCATATTTAGATTGATACAAATAAATAAGAGCAAGCAAGCGATAGGCGTCAACAAAACCAAAATCTTTATAAGTGGTTCCTATCAACATCAAATAATTCTGAGCATATTTTTCCGCAATTCCTAAGTTTTGAGTACTAACATAAAATTCCGCTACTCTTTTATGAAAATCTGGAAACGAATTAAAATTACCCCTAATCTTGTTGATCAAATGCTGCGCCTTATCTCTCATATCTAATTTTTCATAAATATCCATAAGACGCTCAAAGGCGCTGTAATTTGTCTGGCCATACTCAAGAACCGTAAGATAATAATTAGCAGCTGCAATAAGCAGTCCTTCTTCTTCAAATATTGAAGCAAGCCCCACCAAGGCATCAACATTATTCTTTTGTTTAGAAAGAACTTCCGTATAAAACTTTTTAGCCTGTTCCGTTCTTTTGTTTTTAAGTAATATATTAGCGTAAAGAATCTTATACTCAGTGTCTCCATTTGACATTTTGTAAGCTTTCTCTACAAAAAATTGAGCTTGGCTATATATTTTCAACTGATAATAAATCTCCGCAATAAGTTTATACGCCTCATAATAATCGGGATTTATTTTGACAGCCTCAAGAAGCTCATCAATAGCATCGTAGTACTTTTGCATAAGATAATACTCATGCGCTCTCTGGTAATACTCAATTGCCGTCACAGAGCCTATCAGGCTCTCAAAATTCAAACTTAAAATCAAAAAAATATACAAAAATCGACTCAAACTCACAACGCTTCCCTCTGAGAAATCTTTATCACCTTAATATTTCTCTGATGCATATTCTTAATAGTAAATGTCAAGTTATTGTACTCTATTTTTTCATTCTTTAAAGGAATCCTTCCAAACAAGTCATACACAAATCCACCAAGAGTGTCAAAATCTCCATCTGGAAGTCTCAATCCAAGTTTTTCATTCAAATCTTCTATCAAAACCCTAGCAGTGCAAAGATAGCTACCATCATCAAGGGGAACTATTTCGTCAATTTCATTATCAAATTCATCTTGGATGTCTCCAACTATCTCCTCAAGAATATCCTCAAGAGTAACAAGACCTGAAACCCCACCGTACTCATCAACGACGATAGCAATATGAACATGATTCTCCTGAAATTCTTTTAAAAGAGAATCAATTTTCTTACTCTCTGGTACAAACATTACCTTACGCATAACGTCTTTTAAATCAATTTCATAAAAATCTTTCTTACACATATGAAAGAGGATATCCTTAGTATGGATTACTCCAATAATATCATCAATCGTTTCCTTGTAAACGGGAAATCTTGAGTGATTACTAGACGTTACAACCTTCAAAACTTCATCCTTACTTCCAAAATAATCAACAAAGACCACGCTTATCCTTGGAATCATAATTTCCTTAACAATGGTTCCTTTAAGAGAACTAAAATTATTCACCGAAGAAGTCCCCAAATTCGATCTTCCTTCATCATCCTCATCGACACGTCTTCTTTTCTTATTCTTAATAAAGTTAAAAAAATTGAACATCAAAACACCCTTCTGGTTTCCCTTAAGACCTGTTCCTGAATAATTAACATTTCTTCCTTTTGAAAATCATTTGTTTCGTGGTCATATCCCATTAAATGCAGAATTCCGTGTATAGTAACTCGCTGAAGCTCATCATACATCTCAACATCAAATTCCAAAGCACTAAACCTCAGATACTCAAGGGATATCACAAGGTCACCCTTTATTGCAAGACCCAGCCGGCCACTTCCCTCAAAATAATTGAAAGAAAGCACATCGGTGGGCTCAAACATCCGCCTAAACTCACCATTTAACCTTTGGATATACGCATTACTACAAAGAACAATAGAAAGCTCAAATTTTTTAACGCGAAGAAAACTCAGAACAGATGCAACGAAACTACGATAAGCGTCCAAGTACTCAAACTCAACATCCTCCGCCCATAAATCTAAACCTTCCCCTACCAACTCAACACACCCTGGAACAATTATAACTTAAAAAGACATCATACAAACAGACGAAGTTTTAATTTTATAGTTAACACCATTTAAAAATTAAATTTTAAAAAAATCTTTAATTGTATCCTCAAAGGCGTCTTTTTGCAGATACCCCACAGAAACTTTTGGCTCCCCTTCAACAGGAACAAACATGATAGTAGGCAGGCTCTGAACACCAAGTGACATGGAAACCTCCTGCTCCTTATCAGTATCCACCTTATAAAAATCGATTCTATCCCCATACTCCCTTGAAAGTTCATCATAAACTGGGGAAAGCATCTTACAAGGGCCACACCAATCGGCATAAAAATCGATCACCGCAGGCCTCTTGCCCTTGAAAGTCCACTCCTTGTTACTCTCATAATCAAAAACCTTATCAACAAACTCCTGCTTAGTCAAACTAACCGCCATATCTTCTCCTGAATTAACATGTTTCTCATTATAGCATAAATACAATATAATCAATAGGAGAATAAACACGAAATGAACTTAATGCTAATAAACTTGCAGGACTTCAAAAATGGAATTGTTCTTGATGATTTTAGAGTAAAGCACATCACCAAAATATTAAATCTTAAAAACAATGAAAAATTTAAATTTGGAATCATCGAAGAAGAGTGGATTTATTTTTGTAAATATAAAAAAGACACAAGACTGTTCTTTAAAGAAAGCCATAAAATAGCAAAGTCAAATAAGCTAAAGAACATAAAAGTAATACTTGGGTTGGTACGTCCAATAACAGCAAAAAGAATAATTAAGGACCTTGCCAGTATTGGAGTCTCTGAAATTGTTTTTTTCAACGCTTTACTTAGTGAAAAATCCTACTCAAGTTCCAAACTATTTAAAGAAAAAAAATATGAAAAATACTTAATAGAAGGTGCCGCGCAAGGCGGCATTACCTACATACCAAAAGTAAAAATTCTTAACGATCTAACAGACGCTTTAAAAAGCATAGAACGTGAAAGCTTTGAGTACACAAAAGTATTGCTTGAAAGGGCAAGCAATACTAACCTGACTGATATCACAATAACAACAACCAACGTTGCTGTTATTATTGGACCAGAGAGAGGATTTACACAAAAAGAGATAAACCTTATAAAAGAAGATGGGTTTCTGCCGTATTCCGTATCCACAAACATATTAAGAACAGAAACAGCTACAATCATATCTTCTGGTGTTATTGCATCGAAAATGACCAAAGAATGAATTTCAAAAGGGGTTGCCATAAGATACCTTAAAGGCTAATTTACCGCCGTTTGATTTACAAGTTTATCGTAAATATAAAGCTCAATTGCAGAGCCTTTTGTTGCTTCATAAGGCAACTTAATGGAGCCTCCCTTAGTTTTAAAAGAATAAAGCAAAGAACTATTTCCACTAGAGTCTTTTACTTTAATCATTACATCTACACTAGATGGATACCTATCCAGCTTATAAGTCAAAATACCAAAAACACTTAAGTTATCAACTTTGGGCTCATTAATGGTAATTATCAACTTACTTGAATCCTCGATCTTAGCATTTACTGGCAAAGATTGAAGGACAACACTTCCAAAATTATTTCCCTTCACCAACTCTATATCAAAAACAATTTCATCATTTAAAAGGAAAATAATTGCATCTTTATAATAAAGCCCAATATAGTTCTTAACATACTTAACCAAATCTTTCTCTTGTCCCTTGCTTATCAAAAACTGAAGGTCAACTAAACCTGTGATTTTAGTGCCTGGTGATGGCTCTTGTCGTATTATCGTCCCTCTTGAAAGCTCACTCTCAACCTCAATAGGTTTTAGTATATGGTAGAACAGTCTGTTATCATTTATCGAATTAGCCTTCAAATTAATGAGCACGTCATCAATATTTTTCCCAATAAAACTATCAACCTTGTTAACCACCGCCCCTTTGCTTATAAATATCGTAACCTTATTGTCAAGTCTTAAAGCAGTACCAGCTTTAGGTCTCTGATCTATTACCTTCCCCTTATCAAGGGAGGTTGATGAAAATTTAAGCTCGATATAAGGGATAAGATCTTTACCCTGAAGCTCGGTAATCGCATCTTCAAGATGAAGTCCACCAAGATTTGGAACAACAACAAAGTCGCTACTCTTTAAGAAGATAAAA
This is a stretch of genomic DNA from Borrelia sp. P9F1. It encodes these proteins:
- the secG gene encoding preprotein translocase subunit SecG, whose amino-acid sequence is MELFRFLIFVFFIVTSFMIILLVLFQDEQGDGIGGVFGGGSSSIFGAKSSNVAIKITGVFIALFFVFVVALSFVNTKRVDDSLLKDVRMNEKDSQFWTDEMRDDGDAEGEVLQKKKD
- the tpiA gene encoding triose-phosphate isomerase; protein product: MRKIFLAGNWKMHYTSLEALGIFKQIVDGVRHVKDDVLIMIAPPFTSLCKVCSVARGANVFLGAQNMSYEDFGARTSEVSPSMLLEFGVDCVILGHSECRTYLGETDEVVNKKVLTGLRHPFKYLILCVGETLKEREDHKTLDVVLSQVRKGLSSVPESEIGRIVLAYEPVWAIGTGKTATKEEAQEVHRAIRLEIEKLYSSRAAANIMIQYGGSVNLDNIGSLMRESDIDGALIGGASLKADSFLDIVNRVAAD
- the pgk gene encoding phosphoglycerate kinase; translation: MAIKTIKDFNFSGRRALVRCDFNVPLREGSISDDTRIRAALPTIEYLKARGARVVLMSHLGRPDGVRNLRYSLGPVARRLSELLGEDVKILSDCVGDDVFDTISLMKDGDVVLLENVRFHRGEEQNDSDFAEKLSRNGDVFVNDAFGTAHRAHASTAGVAVYLPAVGGFLMEKEDNFLGRILKNPESPFVSIIGGSKVSSKIGVLESLLPKSNVMVIGGGMAYTFLKVGGHSIGKSLIEDGYVGVAASFLKKAYDLNVRIILPLDHVVAGEFKADSIPEYVDSVDIPDGKIGMDIGDKTLREIEGALGSARTVIWNGPLGVFEFDSFSKGTARVANFVADCPGITVVGGGDSVAAVNKFNLAGKITHVSTGGGASLEYLEGKILPGIKVLEK
- the gap gene encoding type I glyceraldehyde-3-phosphate dehydrogenase; the encoded protein is MKLAINGFGRIGRNVFKIAFERGIEVVAVNDLTDPRTLAHLLKYDSTFGVYNKKVEAKENAIVVDEREIRIIAERDPKNLPWGKLGVDVVIESTGVFSTATGDRGGYIDHVDHAGAKKVILTVPAKDEIKTIVLGVNDRDINSDLKAVSNASCTTNCLAPLAKVLHEAFGIEQGLMTTVHAYTNDQKILDLPHSDLRRARAGALSIIPTSTGAAKAVGLVLPELKGKLNGTSMRVPVPTGSIVDLTVQLKKKDVTKEEINLTLKRASETKELSGILGYTDDPIVSSDIKGNSHSSIVDGLETMVLMNGFVKVLSWYDNEFGYSTRVVDLAQRLVK
- a CDS encoding lipopolysaccharide assembly protein LapB encodes the protein MSLSRFLYIFLILSLNFESLIGSVTAIEYYQRAHEYYLMQKYYDAIDELLEAVKINPDYYEAYKLIAEIYYQLKIYSQAQFFVEKAYKMSNGDTEYKILYANILLKNKRTEQAKKFYTEVLSKQKNNVDALVGLASIFEEEGLLIAAANYYLTVLEYGQTNYSAFERLMDIYEKLDMRDKAQHLINKIRGNFNSFPDFHKRVAEFYVSTQNLGIAEKYAQNYLMLIGTTYKDFGFVDAYRLLALIYLYQSKYEESVDALQRAILVDKNIDELYYLLGYSYLKLGEVDKAILNLEKARGMKKDLEFYNIALEESFFVSNFRGFIQGNNISAEVSKKYEKEGFKAFKNLNLDEAVFNAKNAVDIYPDNDSARFLLAKIYKLLKLDVMAYEELYYLANQRNVLDPKILDFFDIVSFDARSSLSFRYGYRSIGDLNKLYDERSVYKVGIFTQSENRVFGANELILRYAERIIERNLSIEVVNYNFDYSKNKDYLISSFSEGFSYARSSNLDLFLIFDLDVDVFKNSVKLKVGVYSGRTGIKVGDFNYNSGGGLYLSAVLSTFSRDFNSYLPKKGKILKIRKEDALINLGRVNDVKKGDVFLVLKEGALRYDDDSSSFVNYNRSDILGEILVEELGDYVSRGVLKSSTLLREYIQEGYTIFIKGNLTLAIN
- a CDS encoding hemolysin family protein; translated protein: MFNFFNFIKNKKRRRVDEDDEGRSNLGTSSVNNFSSLKGTIVKEIMIPRISVVFVDYFGSKDEVLKVVTSSNHSRFPVYKETIDDIIGVIHTKDILFHMCKKDFYEIDLKDVMRKVMFVPESKKIDSLLKEFQENHVHIAIVVDEYGGVSGLVTLEDILEEIVGDIQDEFDNEIDEIVPLDDGSYLCTARVLIEDLNEKLGLRLPDGDFDTLGGFVYDLFGRIPLKNEKIEYNNLTFTIKNMHQRNIKVIKISQREAL
- the ybeY gene encoding rRNA maturation RNase YbeY, which produces MVGEGLDLWAEDVEFEYLDAYRSFVASVLSFLRVKKFELSIVLCSNAYIQRLNGEFRRMFEPTDVLSFNYFEGSGRLGLAIKGDLVISLEYLRFSALEFDVEMYDELQRVTIHGILHLMGYDHETNDFQKEEMLIIQEQVLRETRRVF
- the trxA gene encoding thioredoxin, translated to MAVSLTKQEFVDKVFDYESNKEWTFKGKRPAVIDFYADWCGPCKMLSPVYDELSREYGDRIDFYKVDTDKEQEVSMSLGVQSLPTIMFVPVEGEPKVSVGYLQKDAFEDTIKDFFKI
- a CDS encoding 16S rRNA (uracil(1498)-N(3))-methyltransferase, with protein sequence MNLMLINLQDFKNGIVLDDFRVKHITKILNLKNNEKFKFGIIEEEWIYFCKYKKDTRLFFKESHKIAKSNKLKNIKVILGLVRPITAKRIIKDLASIGVSEIVFFNALLSEKSYSSSKLFKEKKYEKYLIEGAAQGGITYIPKVKILNDLTDALKSIERESFEYTKVLLERASNTNLTDITITTTNVAVIIGPERGFTQKEINLIKEDGFLPYSVSTNILRTETATIISSGVIASKMTKE
- a CDS encoding PASTA domain-containing protein, translating into MSDNKERNNLFSDNKGVSSQHGLYKEDKDFNNEGVYFFPSYVVKGLIFTIIGSLVISCAIFFIFLKSSDFVVVPNLGGLHLEDAITELQGKDLIPYIELKFSSTSLDKGKVIDQRPKAGTALRLDNKVTIFISKGAVVNKVDSFIGKNIDDVLINLKANSINDNRLFYHILKPIEVESELSRGTIIRQEPSPGTKITGLVDLQFLISKGQEKDLVKYVKNYIGLYYKDAIIFLLNDEIVFDIELVKGNNFGSVVLQSLPVNAKIEDSSKLIITINEPKVDNLSVFGILTYKLDRYPSSVDVMIKVKDSSGNSSLLYSFKTKGGSIKLPYEATKGSAIELYIYDKLVNQTAVN